GGCCCCATCGCGCAGCCAGCGGCGCATATTCGCATAGGCGGCCGTATCGACGTCGATCGAAAATGTGGACAATGGGTTGTTCGCGACACTCATGAATGGGTTGTCGCTGATATGGTCGTACGTTTCCGTGTTGAACGGTGGTCGGGCGCTCTGTACGGGCGACAACATATCGTCCACTTCACCATCCATGCGACCCAAGTCCGCCGCGGCGTTGCCGGCGCCTTTACTCAGCATCATTTGGCGACCGACTGCGCTGGGCATCGGCGGAGGCGCGAGCGGCTCCGTTGGCATTATTTCGGTCTCTGGTTGAGCGGCGGCAGTCCGTTTGTTGTCCACATCGCTGCCAGCCGGCGATTCTTCATGCACGGCATGTTCTTTGCCGGGCGTCGTCGTCACGGGACTGGGAAGTTGCGGTTTCGGTTCGACCAATCCGCGATCCAACAGATCAGGTCGACTCACCAGCACGCCGATGAACAGGCTGGCCGCAAGCGCCAGCCCGCCCACCACGCGACCGGTAGTGGGGTTCAGCGCGCGACGCAGTCGCAAGGCGAGTGGCACGCGCGGACGGAATTGGGCCACCGTGGCGCGTTGCCCCGGTTGGAGTTCCGCTGAAGTCTCTGCCGCAAATTCCGTGCGCAGCGTATTGCCCAGTGCGCGAATCGTTGCGACGGCTTGTTGCGCTTCGGGATCGGTGCGCAACGCCGCTTCGACGGCCTGTTGTTCGGTGGCGTCGAGCTCGCCCAGCGCATACGCGGTCAAACGTGGATCCTGGATATCGAGTTTCATTGGACACCTCCCGGCTCCGTGCATTGGGTGCGTAATGCGGTCACTGCATGGTGCAACACGACGCCGACATGCGAGACGGTCATCCCGGTAATATGCGCGATTTCTTTGTAACTCAGGTCGTGTTGAAATTTGAGCCGCAGCACTTCTTGTTGTTGTTCGGGGAGCGCCGCCACGCATTGCAGCAGCCGACTGACCGCCTGTCGCTGTTCCACGGCCGTCGCCGGCGATGCGTCGGACGCGGGGCCGGTGTCGAGCGATTCGGGAGACATGATACCCATGCGACCTTCCTTTCGTCGTAGGTCGATCGCGAGGTTGCGGCAGACGGTGTAGAGCCACTCGGCCAACCGATCGCGCACCCGCGCTTCCGGCTGCGTCCAAAGGCGGAGGAAAACTTCCTGCACGATCTCGCGCGCCCGCTCCAGGTCCCCGGTCAGCCGCCGCGCATACGCCACGAGCCGTCGCTCATAGCGCGCTAGCGCCGCTGCCACCCAGGTCCCATGTTCCGCGTCCGCCTCGTGCATCGTCCCTTCCCTGCCACAGCCCGTATCGACCTGCTACCGGTATAACGGCCCAGTCGG
This region of Deltaproteobacteria bacterium genomic DNA includes:
- a CDS encoding sigma-70 family RNA polymerase sigma factor; the encoded protein is MHEADAEHGTWVAAALARYERRLVAYARRLTGDLERAREIVQEVFLRLWTQPEARVRDRLAEWLYTVCRNLAIDLRRKEGRMGIMSPESLDTGPASDASPATAVEQRQAVSRLLQCVAALPEQQQEVLRLKFQHDLSYKEIAHITGMTVSHVGVVLHHAVTALRTQCTEPGGVQ